From a single Bemisia tabaci chromosome 10, PGI_BMITA_v3 genomic region:
- the LOC140225712 gene encoding uncharacterized protein → MAQKFLYAILAICALTEVRAETLYSVSGYAFPQGVSTTNPIGMVSALQQTLNSHYNMLPASAHTAAYDRAKQVFDIAASRAAQINTALPPMPQLNTANLPTMPQINTANFPSVSQFSTDKLPSMPQLNTANFPSLSQFSTSNIPSVSQLSAGKVPTLSQLNTADVPTMPQLNTVNVPTMAQFNTALPSYTAENKLNTVNVPTTSQLNTALPSYTAENKLNTVNVPTMSQLNTALPSYSADTKLNTALPSYPAATQLNTALPSIPSATQFNTGLPSFSANQFYTGNMPSVPEVVRPSNYDVAQLTNGLPLALKQLLNIVQYVRSVCPLCQSIDRAVAAGGIPRGSYAVDGAGRIYREQGQRIVPSNYAIDGSRLVDVSTGVTIISVY, encoded by the exons ATGGCTCAGAAATTCCTTTACGCGATTTTAGCCATCTGCGCACTCACTGAG GTCCGAGCAGAAACATTGTACTCCGTCTCGGGCTACGCTTTTCCGCAAGGCGTGTCCACGACCAACCCGATTGGAATGGTGAGCGCCCTGCAACAGACCCTCAACAGTCACTACAACATGCTGCCCGCCTCTGCGCACACCGCCGCCTACGACCGCGCCAAACAGGTATTCGACATTGCGGCCAGCCGCGCGGCTCAGATCAACACAGCCCTCCCGCCAATGCCCCAGCTCAACACAGCCAACCTCCCCACAATGCCCCAGATCAACACGGCCAACTTCCCCTCGGTGTCCCAGTTCAGCACGGACAAACTCCCGTCGATGCCCCAACTCAACACGGCCAATTTCCCTTCCTTGTCCCAATTCAGCACCTCCAACATACCTTCGGTGTCTCAGCTCAGTGCGGGTAAAGTCCCCACGCTGTCGCAGCTCAACACAGCGGATGTCCCCACAATGCCTCAGCTCAACACAGTCAATGTCCCCACGATGGCTCAATTCAACACGGCCCTCCCGTCGTACACCGCGGAGAATAAGCTCAACACAGTCAATGTCCCCACGACGTCTCAACTCAACACGGCCCTCCCGTCGTACACCGCGGAGAATAAGCTCAACACAGTCAATGTCCCCACGATGTCTCAACTCAACACGGCCCTCCCGTCGTACTCCGCGGACACTAAGCTCAACACAGCTCTCCCATCGTACCCGGCGGCGACTCAGCTCAACACAGCCCTTCCGTCGATCCCTTCGGCAACTCAGTTCAACACGGGCCTCCCGTCATTCTCTGCGAATCAATTCTACACGGGCAACATGCCGTCCGTGCCCGAGGTCGTCCGCCCGTCGAATTACGACGTCGCTCAGTTGACGAACGGCCTTCCGCTGGCGCTCAAGCAGTTGCTCAACATCGTGCAGTACGTGAGGAGCGTCTGCCCGCTCTGCCAGTCCATCGACAGAGCCGTCGCTGCCGGCGGGATCCCCAGGGGCTCCTACGCCGTGGACGGCGCCGGTCGCATCTACCGCGAGCAGGGCCAGAGGATCGTCCCCTCCAACTACGCCATCGATGGATCCAGGCTTGTCGATGTCTCCACCGGAGTGACCATCATCTCCGTTTATTGA